In Streptomyces qaidamensis, one DNA window encodes the following:
- the arc gene encoding proteasome ATPase translates to MAAHDDDMNRGIRPGRGSDDPAGQIAYLEQEIAVLRRKLADSPRHTRILEERIVELQTNLAGVSAQNERLANTLREARDQIVALKEEVDRLAQPPAGFGVFLTANEDGTADIFTGGRKLRVNVSPSVELEELRRGQELMLNEALNVVEAMEFERVGDIVTLKEILEDGERALVLGHTDEERVVRLAEPLLDVTIRPGDALLLEPRSGYVYEVVPKSEVEELVLEEVPDIGYEQIGGLGGQIEAIRDAVELPYLYPDLFKEHELRPPKGVLLYGPPGCGKTLIAKAVANSLAKKVAEVTGQAAGKSFFLNIKGPELLNKYVGETERQIRLVFQRAREKASEGTPVIVFFDEMESLFRTRGSGVSSDVENTIVPQLLAEIDGVEGLQNVVVIGASNREDMIDPAILRPGRLDVKIKIERPDAEAAKDIFGKYLTERLPLHSDDLGEHGGSKATTVQSMIQTAVEHMYTESEENRFLEVTYANGDKEVLYFKDFNSGAMIENIVGRAKKMAIKDFLEKNQKGLRVSHLLQACVDEFKENEDLPNTTNPDDWARISGKKGERIVYIRTLITGKQGADTGRSIDTVANTGQYL, encoded by the coding sequence GTGGCAGCCCACGACGACGACATGAACCGCGGCATCCGCCCGGGACGCGGGTCCGACGACCCGGCCGGGCAGATCGCCTATCTTGAGCAGGAGATCGCCGTCCTGCGACGCAAGCTCGCCGACTCTCCGCGACACACGAGGATTCTCGAAGAGCGGATCGTCGAGCTGCAGACCAATCTGGCCGGCGTGTCCGCGCAGAACGAGCGACTGGCCAACACACTCCGTGAGGCCCGTGACCAGATCGTGGCCCTCAAGGAGGAGGTCGACCGGCTCGCACAGCCGCCGGCCGGCTTCGGTGTCTTCCTGACGGCCAACGAGGACGGCACCGCCGACATCTTCACCGGCGGCCGCAAGCTCAGGGTGAACGTCAGCCCCAGCGTCGAGCTCGAAGAGCTCCGGCGCGGCCAGGAACTGATGCTCAACGAAGCGCTCAACGTGGTCGAGGCCATGGAGTTCGAGCGCGTCGGCGACATCGTCACCCTCAAGGAGATCCTCGAAGACGGCGAGCGCGCCCTGGTGCTCGGGCACACCGACGAGGAGCGGGTGGTGCGGCTCGCCGAGCCGCTGCTGGACGTCACCATCCGCCCCGGCGACGCCCTGCTCCTGGAGCCCCGCTCCGGATACGTCTACGAGGTCGTCCCCAAGAGCGAGGTCGAGGAACTCGTCCTCGAAGAGGTCCCCGACATCGGCTACGAGCAGATCGGCGGTCTCGGCGGCCAGATCGAGGCCATCCGCGACGCGGTCGAGCTGCCGTACCTCTACCCGGACCTGTTCAAGGAGCACGAGCTGCGCCCACCCAAGGGCGTCCTGCTCTACGGGCCTCCCGGATGCGGCAAGACACTCATCGCCAAGGCCGTCGCCAACTCGCTGGCCAAGAAGGTCGCCGAGGTCACCGGCCAGGCCGCCGGCAAGAGCTTCTTCCTCAACATCAAGGGCCCCGAGCTCCTGAACAAGTACGTCGGCGAAACCGAGCGGCAGATCCGCCTGGTCTTCCAGCGTGCCCGTGAGAAGGCCAGCGAGGGCACCCCCGTCATCGTCTTCTTCGACGAGATGGAATCCCTCTTCCGCACCCGCGGCTCCGGCGTCAGCTCGGACGTCGAGAACACCATCGTCCCGCAGCTGCTCGCCGAGATCGACGGCGTGGAAGGCCTGCAGAACGTGGTCGTGATCGGCGCCTCCAACCGCGAGGACATGATCGACCCCGCCATCCTGCGGCCCGGCCGCCTGGACGTGAAGATCAAGATCGAGCGTCCCGACGCCGAGGCGGCGAAGGACATCTTCGGCAAGTACCTCACCGAGCGCCTCCCGCTGCACTCCGACGACCTCGGCGAGCACGGCGGCAGCAAGGCCACCACCGTCCAGAGCATGATCCAGACGGCGGTGGAACACATGTACACCGAGTCCGAGGAGAACCGCTTCCTGGAGGTCACCTACGCCAACGGTGACAAGGAAGTCCTCTACTTCAAGGACTTCAACTCCGGCGCCATGATCGAGAACATCGTCGGCCGCGCCAAGAAGATGGCGATCAAGGACTTCCTCGAGAAGAACCAGAAGGGCCTCCGCGTCTCCCACCTCCTCCAGGCCTGCGTGGACGAGTTCAAGGAGAACGAGGACCTGCCCAACACCACCAACCCGGACGACTGGGCCCGAATCTCCGGAAAGAAGGGCGAGCGGATCGTCTACATCCGCACCCTCATCACCGGAAAGCAGGGCGCGGACACCGGACGCTCCATCGACACGGTGGCGAACACCGGTCAGTACCTGTAA
- a CDS encoding ferredoxin: MSVQQVAGADGAELEVWIDQDLCTGDGICAQYAPEVFELDIDGLAYVKSADDELLQGKGATTPVPLPLLTDVIDSAKECPGECIHVRRVSDRAEVYGPDAE, encoded by the coding sequence ATGAGCGTGCAGCAGGTGGCCGGGGCGGACGGCGCGGAGCTGGAGGTCTGGATCGACCAGGACCTGTGTACCGGCGACGGCATCTGCGCCCAGTACGCGCCCGAGGTGTTCGAGCTGGACATCGACGGTCTGGCCTATGTGAAGAGCGCCGACGACGAGTTGCTCCAGGGCAAGGGCGCGACAACGCCCGTTCCGCTGCCGCTTCTCACGGACGTGATCGACTCCGCGAAGGAGTGTCCGGGCGAGTGCATCCACGTACGTCGGGTTTCGGACAGGGCTGAGGTCTACGGACCGGACGCGGAGTGA
- a CDS encoding tRNA (adenine-N1)-methyltransferase, with translation MSEPTGAARRRGPFKVGDQVQLTDPKGRHYTFTLEAGKNFHTHKGSFPHDELIGAPEGSVVRTTGNVAYLALRPLLPDYVLSMPRGAAVVYPKDAGQILAFADIFPGARVVEAGVGSGSLSSFLLRAIGDQGMLHSYERRADFAEIAQANVERYFGGPHPAWQLTVGDLQDNLSDADVDRVILDMLAPWECLEAVSKALVPGGILCCYVATTTQLARTVESIREIGCFNEPSAWESMIRNWHIEGLAVRPDHRMIGHTGFLLTARRLADGVEPPMRRRRPAKGAYGEDYAGPNADGGSGR, from the coding sequence ATGTCCGAACCGACCGGTGCCGCCCGCAGGCGCGGGCCCTTCAAGGTCGGGGACCAGGTTCAGCTGACCGACCCCAAGGGCCGCCACTACACGTTCACGCTCGAGGCCGGGAAGAACTTCCACACCCACAAGGGTTCCTTCCCCCACGACGAACTGATCGGTGCTCCCGAGGGCAGCGTTGTCCGTACCACGGGGAACGTCGCCTACCTCGCGCTGCGCCCCCTGCTCCCCGACTACGTCCTGTCCATGCCCCGCGGCGCCGCCGTGGTCTACCCCAAGGACGCGGGGCAGATCCTCGCCTTCGCCGACATCTTCCCCGGCGCGCGCGTCGTGGAAGCGGGCGTCGGCTCCGGCTCGCTCAGCAGCTTCCTGCTGCGGGCGATCGGCGACCAGGGCATGCTGCACAGCTACGAGCGCCGGGCGGACTTCGCCGAGATCGCCCAGGCGAACGTGGAGCGCTACTTCGGCGGCCCGCACCCCGCCTGGCAACTCACCGTCGGCGACCTCCAGGACAACCTGTCCGACGCCGACGTCGACCGCGTCATCCTCGACATGCTCGCCCCCTGGGAGTGCCTGGAGGCCGTCTCCAAGGCGCTCGTCCCCGGCGGCATCCTCTGCTGCTACGTGGCCACCACCACCCAGCTCGCCCGGACCGTCGAATCCATCCGCGAGATCGGCTGCTTCAACGAGCCGAGCGCCTGGGAATCGATGATCCGCAACTGGCACATCGAAGGCCTGGCCGTCCGCCCGGACCACCGGATGATCGGCCACACCGGCTTCCTGCTCACCGCACGCCGCCTCGCCGACGGCGTCGAGCCGCCCATGCGCCGACGCCGCCCCGCCAAGGGCGCCTACGGCGAGGACTACGCCGGCCCCAACGCCGACGGGGGCTCCGGCCGCTGA
- a CDS encoding site-2 protease family protein has protein sequence MDESGGRGQPRSGNDESAKRHEGLSPRAADPAPADEQPTDEQGSASEQPTRGPEPAGPAAPADAPATPPHAPGNHSAAPRPAADAAPDPRTPAAEPARADAPAPTGGAAAESPEPGPHQDGPHTAPARTDADAPQPTPARGTYPDRARVDGPHTAPARAEDGGDGSPEAGPHQDGPHAPPARTDADAPQPTPARGTYPDRAHVDGPRAAAARAEDGGDGSPEAGTYPDRAHVDGPRAAAADAGAAAASSAPAQGDGGGSPEAGTHPDRAYADGPRAAAGDPGAAPASSAPAQRDGGGSPEAGTHPDRAYAGDPHAAPTAGRPEADPLRKAPAPGHPPGTGDAHHREQPSAPGPVPGHPYHRPDPPAPAHDDRPLAHSADGKGPAPQRPEPRGGLLMGRPFGVPVYVAPSWFLVAALITWVFGGQLERVLPELGAARYLVSLFFAVAFYASVLVHELAHTVAALRFKLPVRRIQLQFFGGVSEIEKEAETPGREFVLAFVGPLLSLVLAGVFYAAAQTVEPGTVPGVLLAGLMISNLIVAAFNLLPGLPLDGGRMLRAVVWKITGKPMKGTIAAAWVGRALAVSVLIGLPLLTQSGALGTDAADNVGMDTVLDALLAAILAAIIWTGAGNSLRMARLREHLPELRARALTRRAVPVETDTPLSEALRRANAAGARALVVVDADGQPLSLVREAAIVGVPEHRRPWVAVSGLAQDLTDGMRISAELSGEELLDALRANPATEYLVVEETGEIYGVLSAADVERAFVKAMARPS, from the coding sequence GTGGACGAGAGCGGCGGGCGCGGGCAGCCGCGGTCCGGCAACGACGAGTCGGCCAAGCGCCACGAGGGGCTTTCGCCCCGGGCCGCCGACCCGGCCCCCGCCGACGAACAGCCCACGGACGAACAGGGTTCCGCTTCCGAGCAGCCCACCCGGGGACCAGAGCCGGCCGGCCCGGCAGCGCCCGCCGACGCACCGGCAACCCCTCCGCACGCCCCGGGGAACCACTCGGCAGCGCCCCGGCCCGCCGCCGACGCCGCGCCGGACCCGCGGACTCCGGCCGCCGAACCCGCCCGCGCCGACGCGCCTGCTCCCACCGGGGGCGCCGCTGCCGAGTCACCGGAGCCCGGCCCGCACCAAGACGGCCCGCACACGGCACCTGCCCGCACCGACGCCGACGCGCCGCAGCCGACACCGGCCCGCGGTACGTACCCGGACCGCGCCCGGGTCGACGGCCCGCACACGGCACCCGCCCGCGCCGAGGACGGAGGTGACGGTTCGCCGGAGGCCGGCCCGCACCAAGACGGCCCGCACGCGCCACCTGCCCGCACCGACGCCGACGCGCCGCAGCCGACACCGGCCCGCGGTACGTACCCGGACCGCGCCCACGTCGACGGCCCGCGCGCGGCAGCCGCCCGCGCCGAGGACGGAGGTGACGGTTCGCCGGAGGCCGGTACGTACCCGGACCGCGCCCACGTCGACGGCCCGCGCGCGGCAGCCGCTGACGCCGGCGCAGCGGCGGCGTCGTCGGCCCCCGCCCAGGGGGACGGTGGCGGTTCGCCGGAGGCGGGCACGCACCCGGACCGCGCCTACGCCGATGGCCCGCGCGCGGCAGCCGGTGACCCCGGCGCAGCGCCTGCGTCGTCGGCCCCCGCCCAGAGGGACGGTGGCGGTTCGCCGGAAGCCGGCACGCACCCCGACCGCGCCTACGCGGGCGACCCGCACGCCGCACCCACCGCCGGTCGGCCCGAGGCGGACCCGCTGCGCAAGGCCCCGGCCCCGGGCCACCCCCCGGGCACCGGTGATGCGCATCACCGGGAGCAGCCCTCCGCCCCCGGCCCGGTTCCCGGTCACCCGTACCACCGACCCGACCCTCCCGCCCCCGCCCACGACGACCGGCCCCTCGCACACTCCGCCGACGGCAAGGGCCCCGCCCCCCAGCGCCCGGAGCCCCGTGGCGGGCTGCTCATGGGACGGCCCTTCGGCGTGCCCGTGTACGTCGCGCCGAGCTGGTTCCTCGTCGCCGCGCTGATCACCTGGGTGTTCGGCGGCCAGCTGGAGCGCGTGCTGCCCGAGCTCGGTGCCGCCCGCTACCTGGTCTCCCTCTTCTTCGCGGTCGCCTTCTACGCCTCCGTGCTCGTCCACGAACTGGCCCACACGGTCGCCGCCCTCCGCTTCAAACTCCCCGTCCGCCGCATCCAGCTCCAGTTCTTCGGCGGTGTCTCCGAGATCGAGAAGGAGGCCGAGACCCCCGGCCGGGAGTTCGTCCTGGCCTTCGTCGGGCCCCTGCTCTCCCTCGTCCTCGCCGGCGTCTTCTACGCCGCCGCGCAGACCGTGGAACCCGGCACCGTCCCCGGCGTCCTGCTCGCGGGCCTGATGATCTCCAACCTCATCGTGGCCGCGTTCAACCTCCTGCCCGGCCTGCCCCTCGACGGCGGCCGCATGCTCCGCGCCGTCGTCTGGAAGATCACCGGCAAGCCGATGAAGGGCACCATCGCCGCCGCCTGGGTCGGCCGCGCCCTGGCCGTCTCCGTGCTCATCGGACTGCCCCTGCTGACCCAGTCCGGCGCCCTCGGCACCGACGCCGCCGACAACGTCGGCATGGACACCGTCCTCGACGCCCTGCTCGCCGCGATCCTCGCCGCGATCATCTGGACCGGCGCGGGCAACAGCCTGCGCATGGCGCGCCTGCGCGAGCACCTCCCCGAACTGCGCGCCCGGGCCCTCACCCGCCGCGCGGTCCCCGTCGAGACCGACACCCCGCTCTCGGAGGCCCTGCGCCGCGCCAACGCCGCAGGAGCCCGCGCCCTGGTCGTCGTCGACGCCGACGGCCAGCCCCTCTCCCTCGTCCGCGAGGCCGCCATCGTCGGCGTGCCCGAGCACCGCCGCCCCTGGGTCGCCGTCAGCGGCCTCGCCCAGGACCTCACCGACGGCATGCGCATCTCCGCTGAACTGTCGGGCGAGGAACTCCTGGACGCCCTGCGCGCCAACCCGGCCACCGAGTACCTGGTGGTGGAAGAGACCGGCGAGATCTACGGCGTCCTGTCGGCGGCCGACGTGGAGCGCGCCTTCGTCAAGGCGATGGCGAGGCCGTCCTAG
- a CDS encoding RecB family exonuclease, producing the protein METSSEGAAASGSSPAAAADPSFPAGPAQTAVETAAAARTVAEAAAETAAVSDLVTGSAAIPPASLSPSRASDFMQCPLLYRFRVIDRLPEKPSEAATRGTLVHAVLERLFDAPAAGRTPPRAKSLVPGQWDRLRETRPEVVELFADDPQGERLARWLGEAEQLVERWFTLEDPSRLEPAERELFVEAELESGLRLRGIIDRVDVAPTGEVRIVDYKTGKAPRPEYSEGALFQMKFYALVVWRLKNVVPRRLQLVYLGSGQVLTYDPVLADLERVERKLLALWEAIRLATETGDWRPRPTKLCGWCDHQAHCPEFGGTPPPYPLPVRAAEPPVQGAPGEGG; encoded by the coding sequence ATGGAGACGAGCAGCGAGGGCGCGGCGGCGTCCGGGAGCAGCCCTGCCGCGGCGGCGGATCCGTCGTTCCCGGCGGGGCCCGCGCAGACGGCAGTGGAGACGGCGGCAGCGGCGCGGACGGTGGCGGAGGCGGCGGCCGAGACCGCCGCGGTGAGCGACCTCGTGACCGGCTCCGCCGCCATACCGCCCGCCTCGCTGTCCCCCTCACGTGCCAGTGACTTCATGCAGTGCCCGCTGCTCTACCGCTTCCGGGTCATCGACCGGTTGCCGGAGAAGCCGAGCGAGGCGGCGACCAGGGGCACGCTGGTGCACGCGGTTCTGGAGCGGCTCTTCGACGCCCCGGCCGCCGGGCGCACGCCGCCCCGGGCGAAGTCGCTGGTCCCGGGCCAGTGGGACCGGCTGCGCGAGACGCGGCCGGAGGTCGTGGAGTTGTTCGCCGACGATCCGCAGGGCGAGCGGCTGGCGCGCTGGCTGGGCGAGGCGGAGCAGCTCGTCGAGCGCTGGTTCACGCTGGAGGATCCCAGTCGGCTGGAGCCGGCTGAGCGGGAGCTGTTCGTCGAGGCGGAGCTGGAGTCCGGGCTGCGGCTGCGCGGCATCATCGACCGGGTCGACGTGGCCCCCACGGGCGAGGTCCGGATCGTCGACTACAAGACGGGGAAGGCGCCGAGGCCGGAGTACTCCGAGGGCGCCCTGTTCCAGATGAAGTTCTACGCCTTGGTGGTGTGGCGGCTGAAGAACGTGGTCCCCCGGCGGCTCCAGCTGGTCTATCTCGGCAGTGGCCAGGTGCTGACGTACGACCCGGTCCTCGCCGATCTGGAGCGGGTCGAGCGCAAGCTGCTGGCGCTGTGGGAGGCGATCCGGCTGGCGACGGAGACGGGTGACTGGCGGCCGCGCCCCACGAAGCTGTGCGGCTGGTGCGACCACCAGGCCCACTGCCCGGAGTTCGGCGGCACTCCCCCGCCGTATCCCCTGCCGGTGCGTGCGGCGGAGCCGCCGGTGCAGGGGGCGCCGGGTGAGGGCGGCTGA
- a CDS encoding response regulator, with amino-acid sequence MAIRVLLVDDQPLLRTGFRMILEAEQDIAVVGEAGDGLQALDQVRALQPDVVLMDIRMPRMDGVEATRQITGPGRDGPAKVLVLTTFDLDEYVVEALRAGASGFLLKDAPANELVQAIRVVAGGEAMLAPSITRRLLDKYATHLPSGDEPVPDVLHTLTDREVEVLKLVARGLSNAEIAADLFVSETTVKTHVGHVLTKLGLRDRVQAAVYAYESGLVRPGAQ; translated from the coding sequence GTGGCCATCCGCGTCCTACTGGTCGACGACCAGCCGCTGCTGCGTACCGGCTTCCGGATGATCCTGGAGGCAGAGCAGGACATCGCGGTCGTCGGGGAGGCCGGTGACGGACTGCAGGCACTCGACCAGGTGCGTGCGCTACAGCCCGATGTGGTTCTGATGGACATCCGCATGCCGCGGATGGACGGTGTGGAGGCGACCCGGCAGATCACCGGGCCGGGGCGGGACGGCCCGGCGAAGGTGCTGGTGCTGACCACCTTCGACCTCGACGAGTACGTGGTGGAGGCGCTGCGCGCCGGTGCCAGCGGTTTCCTGCTGAAGGACGCGCCGGCCAACGAGCTGGTGCAGGCCATCCGGGTCGTCGCCGGGGGCGAGGCCATGCTCGCGCCGAGCATCACCCGCCGGCTGCTCGACAAGTACGCCACGCATCTGCCGTCGGGGGACGAGCCGGTGCCGGACGTGCTGCACACGCTGACCGACCGGGAGGTGGAGGTGCTGAAGCTGGTGGCGCGCGGGCTGTCCAACGCGGAGATCGCCGCGGATCTCTTCGTCAGTGAGACGACGGTCAAGACACACGTCGGGCATGTGCTGACGAAACTGGGTCTGCGCGACCGCGTGCAGGCCGCGGTGTACGCGTACGAGAGCGGGCTGGTGCGTCCCGGCGCGCAGTAG
- a CDS encoding ABC transporter substrate-binding protein encodes MNIRNQWPVLPIVAGLASGLLTGCGTESGDSAGDGSNVVVGMSDDVLATDPASGYDPGSWLLFNNVFQSLLSFPKGATEPQPEAAESCAFTDTQTTVYKCTLKDGLKFSNGDELTSEDVKFSFDRMLKINDPDGPAIMFPMLDKVETPDAKTVVFRLNTADATFPSKIASGAGSIVDHSQYDADGLRKDGEAVGSGPYQLDSFDDGQAVFSVNENYKGTAKVNNSGVTLKFFDGDQTALKQAIQSGDVDIAYRGLTAGDIADTEKADDGTGVEVVEGSSAEVQHLVFNMDDPVAGKLGVRKAIAHLIDREALIKDVYQGTATPLYSIIPAGIAGHNTAFFDTYGARPSKSKAQAALREDGITGKVKLTLWSTPSRYGPATDQELNAIAGQLNASGLFDASVKSVPFGQYEKDIAAGKYGVYVKGWVPDYPDADNFTAPFFGKGNVLNNNYDNGTITGSLIPRTAALTDRASTDKEFGELQDIVADELPVLPVWQAKQYAVVRDGVYGLEYCLDASTVFRFWELSKDA; translated from the coding sequence GTGAACATACGCAACCAGTGGCCGGTCCTGCCCATCGTGGCGGGCCTCGCCTCCGGACTGCTGACCGGCTGTGGAACGGAGAGCGGAGACTCCGCGGGGGACGGCTCCAACGTGGTGGTGGGGATGTCCGACGACGTCCTGGCCACCGACCCGGCTTCCGGCTACGACCCCGGCTCCTGGCTGTTGTTCAACAACGTCTTCCAGTCCCTGCTCAGCTTCCCCAAGGGCGCGACGGAACCGCAGCCCGAGGCCGCCGAGAGCTGCGCGTTCACCGACACGCAGACCACGGTCTACAAGTGCACGCTGAAGGACGGGCTCAAGTTCAGCAACGGTGACGAGCTCACCTCCGAGGACGTCAAGTTCTCCTTCGACCGCATGCTGAAGATCAACGACCCCGACGGGCCCGCGATCATGTTCCCCATGCTCGACAAGGTCGAGACGCCGGACGCGAAGACGGTCGTCTTCCGCCTCAACACGGCCGACGCCACCTTCCCGAGCAAGATCGCCTCCGGCGCCGGCTCCATCGTCGACCACAGCCAGTACGACGCCGACGGACTCCGCAAGGACGGCGAGGCGGTCGGCTCCGGCCCCTACCAGCTCGACTCCTTCGACGACGGGCAGGCCGTCTTCTCCGTCAACGAGAACTACAAGGGCACCGCCAAGGTGAACAACAGCGGCGTCACGCTCAAGTTCTTCGACGGCGACCAGACCGCCCTGAAGCAGGCCATCCAGAGCGGGGACGTCGACATCGCCTACCGCGGTCTCACCGCGGGCGACATCGCCGACACCGAGAAGGCCGACGACGGCACCGGCGTCGAGGTCGTCGAGGGCAGCAGCGCCGAGGTCCAGCACCTGGTGTTCAACATGGACGACCCGGTCGCCGGAAAGCTCGGCGTCCGCAAGGCCATCGCCCACCTGATCGACCGCGAAGCCCTCATCAAGGACGTCTACCAGGGCACCGCGACCCCGCTGTACTCGATCATCCCGGCAGGCATCGCGGGCCACAACACGGCCTTCTTCGACACCTACGGCGCCCGCCCCTCCAAGTCCAAGGCCCAGGCCGCACTGCGCGAGGACGGCATCACCGGCAAGGTGAAGCTGACCCTCTGGTCGACCCCCTCCCGCTACGGCCCCGCCACCGACCAGGAGCTGAACGCCATCGCCGGCCAGCTCAACGCCAGCGGCCTGTTCGACGCGAGCGTCAAGTCCGTCCCGTTCGGCCAGTACGAGAAGGACATCGCCGCCGGCAAGTACGGCGTGTACGTGAAGGGCTGGGTGCCGGACTACCCGGACGCCGACAACTTCACGGCCCCCTTCTTCGGCAAGGGCAACGTGCTGAACAACAACTACGACAACGGCACGATCACCGGCTCGCTCATCCCGCGCACCGCCGCCCTGACCGACCGGGCCTCCACCGACAAGGAGTTCGGCGAGCTCCAGGACATCGTCGCCGACGAACTCCCGGTCCTGCCGGTCTGGCAGGCCAAGCAGTACGCGGTCGTCCGCGACGGCGTCTACGGCCTGGAGTACTGCCTCGACGCGTCGACGGTCTTCCGCTTCTGGGAGCTCAGCAAGGACGCCTGA
- a CDS encoding ABC transporter substrate-binding protein: MNRKTLVLPALIGLLAPVLAACGGSDSGSGDSGAIVVGTTDRFTASKDAPAPLDPAYAYDVGTWNILRQTVQTLMIQPRGEGEPVPEAAERCGFTDTGNERYACTLRDGLKFADGNAVTAADVKYSIDRARSLKADSGVFALLSTIDTVETQGDREVIFHLKTADATFPYKLSTPVAGIVDPEDYPKNKLRDGFDLEGSGPYTLKADVENGALVKAEFTKNPDYKGALTVNNDKVDMVSYKDADAMGKALDKGDIDLMTRTMSPDQIRELSGDSDTDVDLVEMPGLEIRYLGFNTDAPTVKSKAVRQAMAQVVNRSALVSKVYGSQAEPLYSLVPATVTGHSNSFFNKYGEPNVTKARSLLNQANVTTPVKLTLHYTTDHYGPATKKEFEVLRDQLNSSGLFDVGIKGTPWDTFRPAEKKGEYDVYGMGWFPDFPDADNFLAPFLDADNTLGSPYANSRIRNTLIPESRREADRLSASSSLTDIQDIVAGDVPVLPLWQGKQYVAARDDITGTAYALNSASTLQLWELGRGVSG, encoded by the coding sequence ATGAACCGCAAGACTTTGGTGCTGCCGGCCCTGATCGGCCTGCTCGCGCCGGTGCTCGCCGCCTGCGGCGGGTCCGACAGCGGGAGCGGCGACAGCGGCGCGATCGTCGTCGGCACCACGGACCGGTTCACCGCCTCGAAGGACGCCCCCGCGCCCCTCGACCCGGCGTACGCCTACGACGTCGGCACCTGGAACATCCTGCGCCAGACCGTGCAGACCCTGATGATCCAGCCGCGCGGCGAGGGCGAGCCGGTACCGGAGGCCGCCGAGCGCTGCGGCTTCACCGACACCGGCAACGAGCGCTACGCCTGCACCCTGCGCGACGGCTTGAAGTTCGCCGACGGCAACGCTGTCACCGCGGCCGACGTGAAGTACTCCATCGACCGCGCCCGCTCGCTCAAGGCCGACAGCGGGGTCTTCGCGCTGCTGTCCACCATCGACACCGTCGAGACGCAGGGCGACCGCGAGGTCATCTTCCATCTCAAGACCGCCGACGCGACGTTCCCGTACAAGCTGTCGACCCCCGTCGCAGGCATCGTCGACCCCGAGGACTACCCGAAGAACAAGCTGCGCGACGGCTTCGACCTGGAGGGCTCCGGCCCGTACACCCTCAAGGCCGACGTCGAGAACGGCGCGCTGGTCAAGGCCGAGTTCACCAAGAACCCCGACTACAAGGGGGCCCTCACGGTGAACAACGACAAGGTCGACATGGTCTCGTACAAGGACGCCGACGCCATGGGCAAGGCCCTGGACAAGGGCGACATCGACCTGATGACCCGCACCATGTCGCCCGATCAGATCCGCGAACTCTCGGGCGACTCGGACACCGACGTCGACCTCGTCGAGATGCCCGGCCTGGAGATCCGCTACCTGGGCTTCAACACCGACGCCCCTACGGTGAAGTCCAAGGCCGTACGCCAGGCGATGGCCCAGGTCGTCAACCGCAGCGCGCTGGTCTCCAAGGTCTACGGCTCCCAGGCCGAGCCGCTGTACTCGCTGGTCCCGGCCACCGTCACGGGCCACTCCAACTCGTTCTTCAACAAGTACGGCGAGCCGAACGTCACCAAGGCCCGTTCCCTGCTCAACCAGGCGAACGTCACCACCCCGGTGAAGCTCACGCTGCACTACACGACCGACCACTACGGCCCGGCCACCAAGAAGGAGTTCGAGGTCCTGCGCGACCAGCTGAACTCCAGCGGCCTGTTCGACGTCGGCATCAAGGGCACCCCGTGGGACACGTTCCGCCCGGCCGAGAAGAAGGGCGAGTACGACGTCTACGGCATGGGCTGGTTCCCGGACTTCCCGGACGCCGACAACTTCCTCGCGCCCTTCCTCGACGCGGACAACACGCTCGGCTCGCCGTACGCCAACAGCCGGATCCGCAACACCCTGATCCCGGAGTCCCGCCGCGAGGCGGACCGGCTGTCCGCCTCGTCCAGCCTGACGGACATTCAGGACATCGTCGCCGGTGACGTGCCGGTGCTGCCGCTGTGGCAGGGCAAGCAGTACGTCGCCGCGCGCGACGACATCACGGGTACCGCCTACGCGCTCAACTCCGCCTCGACGCTCCAGCTGTGGGAGCTCGGGCGGGGCGTGAGCGGCTGA
- a CDS encoding HAD family hydrolase, translated as MTSTVPALGTLTAEGSALQAVLLDMDGTLVDTEGFWWDVEVEVFASLGHTLDDSWRHVVVGGPMTRSAGFLIEATGADIPLDELTVLLNDGFEARIDRALPLMPGAGRLLAELYACEIPTALVSASHRRIIDRVLASLGAHHFSLTVAGDEVPRTKPHPDPYLAAAAGLGADPVRCAVIEDTATGVAAAEAAGCQVVAVPSVAPIAPALRRTVVTSLEEVDLTFLHGLMTEMR; from the coding sequence ATGACCAGTACGGTCCCCGCGCTCGGCACCCTGACGGCCGAAGGCTCAGCACTGCAAGCCGTGCTGCTCGACATGGACGGCACCCTGGTGGACACGGAGGGCTTCTGGTGGGACGTCGAGGTCGAGGTCTTCGCCTCCCTCGGCCACACCCTGGACGACTCCTGGCGCCATGTCGTGGTCGGCGGCCCCATGACCCGCAGCGCGGGGTTCCTCATCGAGGCCACCGGCGCCGACATCCCCCTCGACGAACTCACCGTGCTCCTGAACGACGGCTTCGAGGCCCGCATCGACCGCGCCCTGCCGCTGATGCCGGGCGCCGGCCGGCTGCTCGCCGAGCTCTACGCATGCGAGATCCCCACAGCCCTGGTCTCCGCCTCGCACCGGCGCATCATCGACCGGGTGCTGGCCTCACTGGGCGCCCACCACTTCAGCCTGACGGTGGCCGGTGACGAGGTGCCGCGCACCAAGCCCCACCCCGACCCGTACCTCGCCGCCGCCGCGGGACTCGGCGCCGACCCGGTCCGCTGCGCCGTCATCGAGGACACCGCCACCGGGGTCGCCGCGGCCGAGGCCGCGGGCTGCCAGGTCGTGGCCGTGCCCTCCGTGGCCCCCATCGCCCCGGCCCTGCGCCGCACGGTCGTCACCTCCCTCGAAGAGGTCGACCTGACATTTCTGCACGGGCTGATGACGGAAATGCGCTAG